GTGTGTCGGTGGTCGTCGATGGTATCCGTGCAGTTGGTTGTATAGGCGCGACTAGCCTTGGTTCGAGGTCTGCGACTGTGTTTGCGGAAAGGCCTACTTCGCCCAGTGCTGACACGAGATTGGCCTCTCGTGCAGGGCGGTCCATGACGACACGCCCGCAATCAAGCACCAGCACTCGGTCGACGCGACTTGCGAGATCTTCGAAGCGGTGTTCGGCAACCACGATCGTGAGCCCTTTGCCGCGCAGTCGCTCCAGCAGGTCGAGCAATTCCACGGCTCCCTGGTAGTCGAGCTGCGCCAGCGGCTCGTCGAGCAGCAATAGTCGCGGGCCCATGGCCAGCACGCTAGCCAGCAGTAGACGGGATTTCTGACCGCCCGATAGCGTGTGTGTCGACTGCCTGCGCTGCGGCGCAAGACCGAATCGATCGAGCCACTGTGATATCCGGCGATCGATCTCGTCCACGGGTAGGCACAGATTCGCCAATCCAAAGGCGATTTCATCCGCAACTGTGGTTGTGCAAAGCTGTTCGTCGGGCGATTGCGGCACCAGTCCGGCCGAACTTGCCAGCTCAAGCAGCTGTGCGGTGCGTGTATCCAGACCGAAGACGCGCACCCGTCCGAACATTGTGCCCGCGGCTTGTTGCGGGATTAGGCCAGCGAGTGCGCGCAGAAGTGTCGACTTCCCAGAGCCGGTTTTTCCGGCGACCAGTGTCCAACTGCCCGCAGCTAGCGACAACGAAACATCGTCGATCGATGGTGTCTCGCGCCCCATAAACGTATAGCAAAGTCCGTCGGCAACGACCGCCGCTTCATGGTGCGGAACGGGGCTCATGGTGAGATCCTCCGCAGCCGCAAGCCGAGAATTATGCCACACCCCGCGCCGACGCCGCCGTAGATGAGTCCCGTAACGAGCGATACGGCCAATTTGTACCACTCGTCAAAGAATAGCCGCAGTAGCGCTTCGTAAAGCGCATATTGCGCATACATCGCCAAGGCGTTGGCCAGTCCGATTGCCAATCCTCCCCGAATTACGAACGACCAATCGACAGCGTCGCTGGTCGAACTTGGTGGACGTCCGGTCGTCACGCCAAAGAGCGCGGCGATCGATTCGTGCAAGGCAACGCTGATGGCGACGAAGACCAGGGCGATAAGGCTAACCTGGCCACTGGTGATGACATTCAACACAAAAAGCGTGATTAACGAGAGTGTCAGTGGACCTGGCCGCGGCAATAGCGCTACGAGCACGCCTAGAAAGAGGCAGGACAACCCTTTGCTTCCCAGCCCGTCGACGAATACGTACAGCGGTCCCAGGATCGCGCCGAAGATCGAACCGATCAGCCGGGCCGCGTACGACACGGCAAATTGAAGTCCGGCGATCGAGGCAATCGTGGCCAACCCCCGATTGCCGATGCCCCGAACAACGCGACGCCAGCCTAATGCCAGCAGAATAATCGCTGCCACGACGACACCTAACGAGAGCCGGACCAGCAAGGCATTCCCGCCGGCCTCGCCCGAAGACTCCCGGGCCAGCGACTCGCAAATAACGGGAAGGGCAAACGTCGCAGCCATTCCCGACCAGCCCAGCGCCGCCAGGATGTCATCGCGGGTACGATGCGTTCTCTGCTGGACAGGCGTGGATGTCATAAGCCTCTGCCATTCGCCAGAGCGAGAGAGTCGTGCCCTGGCCGCAGAAAAGTCCTGCGCGGGTGAAAAGAGCCTGGGAAACAACGGGACCCTGGTGTGGGTATTAACGCGGTAGCCAGAATCCGGCTGCGACGGCCGCGATAGGTAAGAAATCAATAGTTAGTATAAAAATTTTTGTGTTGTCAGCCCCTGCCCCCTCGTATGGCAGCCGTGTTATAAAGGTAAATCTGTACCAAATAGGGTTTTTTGGTTAGCCGGCCCGATGCGCAGTTTACCGGGCTCGCCAGCTTAATCCTCTCGCAATCTTCGCTCCAGTAGACAGCAGGAATCTCTCGCTATGCCCGAGGCGTCCCATATCAAGTTATCGATGGCCGAACCGGACATCGCAGTGCTTACGTTCGATGCTGCCGAAAAGGGGGCCAACGTCCTCTCGCGGCCCGTTCTGGAGGAACTCGAGAAGCATCTCGACGAT
The sequence above is drawn from the Pirellulales bacterium genome and encodes:
- a CDS encoding ATP-binding cassette domain-containing protein; this translates as MSPVPHHEAAVVADGLCYTFMGRETPSIDDVSLSLAAGSWTLVAGKTGSGKSTLLRALAGLIPQQAAGTMFGRVRVFGLDTRTAQLLELASSAGLVPQSPDEQLCTTTVADEIAFGLANLCLPVDEIDRRISQWLDRFGLAPQRRQSTHTLSGGQKSRLLLASVLAMGPRLLLLDEPLAQLDYQGAVELLDLLERLRGKGLTIVVAEHRFEDLASRVDRVLVLDCGRVVMDRPAREANLVSALGEVGLSANTVADLEPRLVAPIQPTARIPSTTTDTLVHVDRISQRFAGRQEPVWSDVSFRIDVGEHIAIVGANGSGKSTILHVLAGLVQPTTGVLTLAPAEQGRAPLALIPQNPDLTLFCRTVREELAFGPRQLGLSVAEVHDRVDEAAAAMAVADKLDEPPLALSQGQRLRVATASALTLRPQLLMLDEPTTGQDPVEVHRLMSAVGAAVRSRRVGAALFTTHDVQLVARFASRAMVLAEGRLIVDGPAGELLGNQETLRLARLSSRDAAAAQHRMREHNATKESNPTPTANPETRSRRGP